In Streptomyces canus, one DNA window encodes the following:
- the cofC gene encoding 2-phospho-L-lactate guanylyltransferase — MQWTLVIPLKPLARAKSRLSDTADDGVRPGLALAFAQDTVAAALACPAVGDVAVVTNDALAGRELVALGARIVPDEPGGGLNAALSHAAAVVRSTRPESALAALNADLPALRPLELARVLDAAAEFPRAFLADAATIGTTLLAARQDAELLPAFGPDSRARHRASGATELPLTEVDSVRQDVDTGEDLRAALALGVGPRTAAAAARLLIPGQ, encoded by the coding sequence GTGCAGTGGACGTTGGTCATCCCGCTGAAGCCCTTGGCGCGGGCCAAGAGCAGGCTCTCGGACACCGCCGACGACGGGGTACGCCCGGGTCTGGCCCTCGCCTTCGCCCAGGACACCGTGGCGGCCGCGCTGGCCTGCCCCGCGGTCGGTGATGTGGCGGTAGTCACGAATGACGCCCTGGCGGGCCGCGAGCTGGTGGCCCTGGGCGCCCGGATCGTCCCCGACGAACCAGGGGGCGGCCTGAACGCGGCCCTGTCGCACGCGGCGGCCGTCGTACGGTCCACGCGTCCCGAAAGCGCCCTCGCGGCCCTGAACGCCGATCTCCCGGCGCTACGGCCCCTGGAATTGGCCCGGGTCCTCGACGCTGCCGCGGAATTCCCGCGCGCTTTTCTCGCGGACGCCGCAACAATCGGCACCACTCTGCTGGCGGCCCGACAAGACGCGGAATTGCTCCCGGCCTTCGGCCCGGATTCCCGCGCACGACATCGCGCCTCGGGAGCGACGGAACTCCCCCTCACCGAGGTGGATTCCGTACGACAGGACGTGGACACCGGCGAGGATCTGCGGGCCGCGCTCGCCCTCGGTGTGGGCCCCCGGACGGCCGCCGCCGCTGCGCGGTTGCTGATTCCCGGGCAGTAG
- the leuC gene encoding 3-isopropylmalate dehydratase large subunit, whose translation MGRTLAEKVWDDHVVRRAEGEPDLLFIDLHLLHEVTSPQAFDGLRKSGRQVRRLDLTIATEDHNTPTLDIDKPIADPVSRVQLETLRKNCADFGVRLHPLGDVEQGVVHVVGPQLGLTQPGMTVVCGDSHTSTHGAFGGLAFGIGTSQVEHVLATQTLPLVRPKTMAITVDGELPDGVTAKDLILAIIARIGTGGGQGYVLEYRGSAIEKLSMEARMTICNMSIEAGARAGMIAPDQTTFDYLEGRPHAPKGEDWDAAVAYWKTLKTDEDAEFDAEVVIKADELAPFVTWGTNPGQGAPLSADVPDPASYEDASERLAAEKALEYMGLEAGQPLRSIKVDTVFVGSCTNGRIEDLRAAAELVKGRKVADGVRMLVVPGSARVGLQAVSEGLDVVFKEAGAEWRHAGCSMCLGMNPDQLAPGERSASTSNRNFEGRQGKGGRTHLVSPQVAAATAVLGHLASPADLSDAPVAAGV comes from the coding sequence ATGGGTAGGACACTCGCGGAGAAGGTCTGGGACGACCATGTCGTCCGGCGCGCCGAGGGCGAGCCCGACCTCCTCTTCATCGATCTGCACCTGCTGCACGAGGTGACCAGCCCGCAGGCCTTCGACGGTCTGCGCAAGAGCGGTCGCCAGGTGCGCCGGCTCGACCTGACCATCGCCACCGAGGACCACAACACCCCGACCCTCGACATCGACAAGCCGATCGCCGACCCGGTCTCGCGTGTCCAGCTGGAGACGCTGCGCAAGAACTGCGCCGACTTCGGCGTCCGCCTGCACCCGCTGGGCGACGTCGAGCAGGGCGTCGTGCACGTGGTGGGTCCGCAGCTCGGACTGACCCAGCCCGGCATGACCGTGGTCTGCGGCGACTCGCACACCTCCACGCACGGCGCCTTCGGCGGCCTGGCGTTCGGCATCGGCACCTCCCAGGTGGAGCACGTCCTGGCCACCCAGACGCTGCCGCTGGTCCGCCCGAAGACCATGGCCATCACGGTCGACGGAGAACTGCCCGACGGCGTCACCGCCAAGGACCTGATCCTGGCGATCATCGCCAGGATCGGCACCGGCGGCGGCCAGGGGTACGTCCTGGAGTACCGCGGCTCCGCCATCGAGAAGCTCTCGATGGAAGCCCGCATGACCATCTGCAACATGTCGATCGAGGCCGGCGCCCGCGCAGGCATGATCGCCCCCGACCAGACCACCTTCGACTACCTCGAGGGCCGCCCGCACGCGCCCAAGGGCGAGGACTGGGACGCGGCCGTCGCGTACTGGAAGACGCTGAAGACGGACGAGGACGCCGAGTTCGACGCCGAGGTCGTCATCAAGGCCGACGAGCTGGCGCCGTTCGTCACCTGGGGCACCAACCCCGGCCAGGGCGCGCCGCTTTCGGCGGACGTCCCCGACCCTGCTTCGTACGAAGACGCTTCGGAGCGCCTCGCCGCCGAAAAGGCCCTGGAATACATGGGGTTGGAGGCTGGGCAGCCGCTGCGCTCCATCAAGGTGGACACCGTCTTCGTAGGTTCATGCACCAACGGCCGTATCGAGGACCTGCGCGCCGCCGCCGAGCTCGTCAAGGGCCGCAAAGTCGCCGACGGCGTACGGATGCTGGTCGTCCCCGGCTCCGCGCGCGTGGGTCTGCAGGCCGTCTCCGAGGGCCTGGACGTCGTCTTCAAGGAGGCCGGCGCCGAATGGCGGCACGCGGGCTGCTCGATGTGTCTGGGCATGAACCCGGACCAGCTGGCCCCCGGTGAGCGCTCCGCGTCCACCTCCAACCGCAACTTCGAGGGCCGGCAGGGCAAGGGCGGTCGTACGCACCTGGTGTCGCCGCAGGTCGCGGCCGCGACCGCCGTCCTCGGCCACCTGGCTTCGCCCGCCGACCTGTCCGACGCCCCTGTCGCCGCTGGAGTCTGA
- the leuD gene encoding 3-isopropylmalate dehydratase small subunit, with amino-acid sequence MEAFTTHTGRAVPLRRSNVDTDQIIPAHWLKKVTRDGFEDGLFEAWRKDEKFILNQPERKGATVLVAGPDFGTGSSREHAVWALQNYGFKTVISSRFADIFRGNSLKNGLLTVVLEQKIVDALQGLTENDPEAEITVDLQAREVRAEGITASFELDENSRWRLLNGLDDISITLQNEADIATYEAKRPSYKPRTLQS; translated from the coding sequence ATGGAAGCATTCACCACGCACACCGGCCGGGCCGTCCCGCTGCGCCGTTCCAACGTCGACACCGACCAGATCATCCCTGCTCACTGGCTCAAGAAGGTCACGCGGGACGGGTTCGAGGACGGACTGTTCGAAGCCTGGCGCAAGGACGAGAAATTCATCCTCAACCAGCCCGAGCGCAAGGGCGCCACGGTCCTGGTCGCCGGCCCCGACTTCGGCACCGGATCCTCCCGTGAGCACGCGGTGTGGGCGCTGCAGAACTACGGCTTCAAGACCGTCATCTCCTCCCGCTTCGCCGACATCTTCCGTGGCAACTCGCTCAAGAACGGCCTGCTCACGGTGGTTCTGGAGCAGAAGATCGTGGACGCGCTCCAGGGGCTCACGGAGAACGACCCCGAGGCCGAGATCACGGTCGACCTCCAGGCCCGCGAGGTGCGCGCCGAGGGCATCACGGCGAGCTTCGAGCTGGACGAGAACTCCCGCTGGCGGCTGCTGAACGGCCTGGACGACATCTCCATCACCCTCCAGAACGAGGCCGACATCGCCACGTACGAGGCCAAGCGGCCCTCGTACAAGCCGAGGACGCTCCAGAGCTGA
- a CDS encoding lysophospholipid acyltransferase family protein, whose protein sequence is MPRRRIGFWYRLAAVIAKPPLVVLIKRDWRGMEHIPADGGFITAVNHNSHIDPFAYAHFQYNTGRVPRFLAKSGLFSKGFIGAMMRGTGQIPVYRETTDALSAFRAAIDAVDRGECVAFYPEGTITRDPDQWPMIGKTGAARVALQTKCPVIPVAQWGANELLPPYAKKLHVLPRKTSHVLAGPPVDLSPFYGKEMTPDLLKEATEVIMAAVTAQLELIRGEKAPETAYDPRRERIEQRRRTQAQSGHEGEKTK, encoded by the coding sequence GTGCCCCGCCGCAGAATCGGCTTCTGGTACCGCCTGGCAGCGGTGATCGCCAAACCGCCGCTCGTGGTTCTGATCAAGCGGGACTGGCGCGGAATGGAGCATATTCCGGCCGACGGCGGATTTATCACTGCGGTCAACCATAATTCGCACATCGATCCCTTCGCGTACGCGCACTTCCAGTACAACACCGGACGCGTTCCGCGATTCCTCGCGAAGAGCGGTCTTTTCAGCAAGGGATTCATCGGCGCCATGATGCGCGGCACGGGGCAGATTCCCGTCTACCGCGAGACCACGGACGCGCTCAGCGCCTTCAGGGCCGCCATCGACGCCGTGGACCGCGGCGAATGCGTCGCGTTCTACCCCGAGGGCACCATCACCCGGGACCCCGACCAGTGGCCCATGATCGGCAAGACCGGTGCCGCGCGGGTGGCCCTCCAGACCAAGTGCCCGGTGATCCCCGTCGCGCAGTGGGGCGCCAACGAACTCCTGCCGCCCTACGCCAAGAAGCTCCACGTGCTTCCGCGCAAGACCTCGCACGTCCTGGCGGGCCCGCCCGTGGACCTGTCGCCCTTCTACGGCAAGGAGATGACCCCGGACCTCCTGAAGGAGGCCACCGAGGTCATCATGGCCGCCGTCACCGCCCAGCTGGAGCTGATCCGCGGCGAGAAGGCGCCCGAGACGGCGTACGACCCGCGCCGCGAGCGGATCGAGCAGCGGCGCCGGACCCAGGCCCAGAGCGGCCACGAGGGGGAGAAGACCAAGTGA
- a CDS encoding DUF3515 domain-containing protein gives MNFFRHRPLGLPALALLITVAGCSSADDSASAAVPSPGAGVTKLCRELDRVLPSKVDDQDRRDPEPVSALTAGWGDPAIILRCGVERPSKMDDPEADGVEVNGVGWLLEKQDDGSFRFTTTLRKAYVEVTIPKDRTDDGMAPLVDLASTVKKAIPEGIAD, from the coding sequence GTGAACTTCTTCCGTCACCGGCCTCTCGGTCTGCCCGCGCTCGCCCTGCTGATCACGGTCGCGGGCTGCTCCTCCGCGGACGACAGCGCGTCGGCGGCGGTTCCCTCGCCGGGGGCGGGCGTCACGAAGCTCTGCCGAGAACTGGACCGGGTACTGCCGTCCAAGGTCGACGACCAGGACCGTCGGGATCCCGAGCCCGTGTCCGCGCTGACCGCGGGCTGGGGTGACCCGGCGATCATACTGCGGTGCGGTGTCGAGCGACCCTCGAAGATGGACGACCCGGAAGCCGACGGGGTCGAGGTGAACGGGGTCGGCTGGCTGCTGGAGAAGCAGGACGACGGTTCGTTCCGGTTCACCACGACTTTGCGGAAGGCGTACGTCGAGGTGACGATCCCCAAGGACCGCACCGACGACGGCATGGCACCCCTGGTGGATCTGGCGTCCACGGTGAAGAAGGCGATCCCCGAGGGGATCGCCGACTAG
- a CDS encoding D-alanine--D-alanine ligase family protein, which produces MSTENLPQSPQQPPRKPRVAVVFGGRSSEHGISVVTAGAVLRAIDRTKYDVLPIGITRDGRWALTADEPERMAITERRTPSVEELAESSEGGVVLPVDPANREVVYSEPGSVPKALGEVDVVFPVLHGPYGEDGTLQGLLELSGVPYVGAGVLASAVGQDKEYMKRVFTSFGLKVGPYVVIRPREWQRDESAARKKIVDFAGQHGWPLFVKPARAGSSIGITKVDDLSGLDEAIAEAQSHDPKILVEAALRGREIECGVLEFEDGPRASVPAEIPPPQEHAYYDFEAKYIDSTPGIVPAPLTPEETAEVQKLAVDAFDAASCEGLVRADFFLTEDGEFVINEINTLPGFTPISMYPQMWEKSGIGYPELVDRLIEAALRRPTGLR; this is translated from the coding sequence ATGAGCACCGAGAACCTCCCCCAGAGCCCTCAGCAGCCGCCTCGCAAGCCGCGCGTGGCCGTCGTGTTCGGCGGGCGCAGCTCCGAACACGGGATCTCCGTGGTCACCGCCGGCGCCGTACTGCGCGCCATCGACCGGACCAAGTACGACGTCCTGCCGATCGGTATCACCCGGGACGGCCGCTGGGCGCTCACCGCCGACGAACCGGAACGCATGGCGATCACCGAGCGCCGTACGCCGAGTGTCGAGGAACTCGCCGAGTCGAGCGAGGGCGGCGTGGTGCTCCCCGTCGACCCCGCGAACCGTGAAGTCGTCTACAGCGAGCCCGGATCGGTGCCCAAGGCGCTCGGCGAGGTCGACGTCGTCTTCCCCGTCCTGCACGGCCCCTACGGCGAGGACGGCACCCTGCAGGGCCTCCTGGAGCTCTCCGGCGTCCCGTACGTCGGCGCGGGTGTGCTCGCCTCGGCCGTCGGCCAGGACAAGGAGTACATGAAGCGGGTGTTCACCTCCTTCGGGCTCAAGGTCGGCCCGTACGTGGTGATCAGGCCGCGCGAGTGGCAGCGGGACGAGTCCGCGGCCCGCAAGAAGATCGTCGACTTCGCGGGCCAGCACGGCTGGCCGCTGTTCGTGAAGCCCGCGCGCGCGGGTTCGTCGATCGGCATCACCAAGGTCGACGACCTGTCCGGCCTGGACGAGGCGATCGCCGAGGCACAGAGCCACGACCCGAAGATCCTCGTGGAGGCGGCGCTGCGGGGCCGCGAGATCGAGTGCGGTGTCCTGGAGTTCGAGGACGGCCCGCGCGCGTCGGTCCCGGCCGAGATCCCCCCGCCGCAGGAGCACGCGTACTACGACTTCGAGGCGAAGTACATCGACTCGACCCCGGGGATCGTGCCGGCGCCGCTCACGCCCGAGGAGACGGCCGAGGTCCAGAAGCTCGCGGTCGACGCCTTCGACGCGGCCTCCTGCGAGGGCCTGGTCCGCGCGGACTTCTTCCTCACCGAGGACGGCGAGTTCGTGATCAACGAGATCAACACGCTCCCGGGCTTCACGCCGATCTCGATGTACCCGCAGATGTGGGAGAAGAGCGGGATCGGTTACCCGGAGCTGGTGGACAGGCTGATCGAGGCGGCACTGCGCAGGCCGACGGGACTTCGTTAA
- a CDS encoding NAD(P)H-dependent glycerol-3-phosphate dehydrogenase, whose translation MSKPVKAAVFGTGSWGTAFGMVLADAGCEVTLWARRPELAEAVNSTRTNPDYLPGVELPENLRATADAAEAARDAELTVLAIPSQTLRANLAEWTPLLAPDTVLVSLMKGVELGSAMRMSEVIEDVAKVGADRIAVVTGPNLAREIAARMPAAAVVACTDEAVARRLQASCHTPYFRPYTNTDVVGCELGGAVKNVIGLAVGIADGMGLGDNAKGSLITRGLAETTRLGLAMGADPLTFSGLAGLGDLVATCSSPLSRNHTFGTNLGKGMTLQETIAVTKQTAEGVKSCESVLDLARRHGVDMPITETVVGIVHEGKAPVVAVKELMSRSAKPERR comes from the coding sequence GTGAGCAAGCCCGTCAAGGCGGCCGTCTTCGGTACCGGTTCCTGGGGCACCGCGTTCGGCATGGTGCTCGCCGACGCGGGGTGCGAGGTCACCCTGTGGGCGAGGCGTCCCGAACTCGCGGAAGCCGTCAACTCCACGCGGACGAACCCGGACTACCTCCCCGGCGTCGAACTCCCGGAGAACCTCCGGGCCACGGCGGACGCCGCGGAGGCAGCGCGCGACGCGGAGTTGACCGTCCTCGCGATCCCCTCGCAGACCCTGCGCGCCAACCTCGCCGAGTGGACCCCCCTGCTCGCGCCCGACACCGTCCTCGTCTCCCTCATGAAGGGCGTCGAACTCGGCTCCGCCATGCGGATGAGCGAGGTGATCGAGGACGTCGCGAAGGTCGGCGCCGACCGCATCGCCGTGGTCACCGGCCCCAACCTCGCGCGGGAGATCGCCGCCCGGATGCCGGCCGCCGCCGTGGTCGCCTGCACCGACGAGGCGGTCGCCCGGCGGCTCCAGGCCTCCTGCCACACGCCGTACTTCCGCCCGTACACCAACACCGACGTGGTGGGCTGCGAACTCGGCGGCGCCGTGAAGAACGTCATCGGCCTCGCCGTCGGCATCGCGGACGGCATGGGCCTCGGTGACAACGCCAAGGGCTCGCTCATCACGCGCGGTCTCGCGGAGACGACCCGGCTCGGACTCGCCATGGGCGCCGACCCGCTGACGTTCTCCGGACTCGCCGGTCTCGGCGACCTGGTGGCGACCTGCTCCTCACCGCTGTCGCGCAACCACACCTTCGGCACCAACCTCGGCAAGGGCATGACCCTGCAGGAGACCATCGCGGTCACCAAGCAGACCGCGGAGGGCGTCAAGTCATGTGAGTCCGTGCTGGATCTGGCCCGCAGGCACGGCGTCGACATGCCGATCACCGAGACCGTCGTCGGCATCGTGCACGAGGGCAAGGCCCCGGTGGTCGCCGTCAAGGAGCTGATGTCGCGCAGCGCGAAACCCGAACGACGCTGA
- the ndgR gene encoding IclR family transcriptional regulator NdgR — MDNSSGVGVLDKAALVLSALESGPATLAGLVAATGLARPTAHRLAVALEHHRMVARDMQGRFILGPRLAELAAAAGEDRLLATAGPVLTHLRDITGESAQLYRRQGDMRICVAAAERLSGLRDTVPVGSTLTMKAGSSAQILMAWEEPERLHRGLQGARFTATALSGVRRRGWAQSIGEREPGVASVSAPVRGPSNRVVAAVSVSGPIERLTRHPGRMHAQAVIDAAARLSEALRRTG; from the coding sequence ATGGACAACAGTAGCGGCGTCGGCGTTCTGGACAAGGCAGCCCTTGTCCTGAGCGCTCTGGAGTCCGGTCCGGCCACCCTCGCGGGCTTGGTCGCGGCGACCGGACTGGCACGACCCACGGCCCACCGGCTGGCCGTGGCTCTGGAACACCACCGCATGGTGGCACGCGACATGCAGGGCCGTTTCATTCTGGGCCCGCGCCTCGCCGAGCTGGCCGCGGCCGCCGGCGAGGACCGCCTCCTCGCGACGGCCGGCCCGGTGCTCACGCATCTGCGGGACATCACCGGCGAGAGCGCACAGCTCTACCGCCGCCAGGGCGACATGCGTATCTGCGTCGCCGCGGCGGAGCGCCTGTCGGGCCTCAGGGACACGGTCCCGGTCGGCTCGACGCTCACCATGAAGGCCGGCTCCTCGGCCCAGATCCTGATGGCCTGGGAGGAGCCGGAGCGTCTGCACCGCGGTCTCCAGGGCGCCCGCTTCACGGCCACGGCCCTGTCGGGCGTACGGCGCCGCGGCTGGGCCCAGTCCATCGGCGAGCGCGAGCCGGGCGTGGCGTCCGTGTCCGCGCCCGTACGCGGCCCCTCCAACCGCGTGGTGGCCGCCGTCTCGGTCTCCGGCCCCATCGAGCGCCTGACCCGCCACCCGGGCCGCATGCACGCCCAGGCGGTCATCGACGCCGCCGCCCGCCTCTCCGAGGCACTGCGCCGCACGGGCTGA
- a CDS encoding HU family DNA-binding protein, with product MNKAQLVEAIADKVGGRQQAADAVDAVLDAIVRATVAGDRVSVTGFGSFEKVDRPARYARNPQTGERVRVKKTSVPRFRAGQGFKDLVSGTKKLPKNDVAVKKAPKGSLTGGASATVKKAAAKKATAKTAAAKKTTARKTTAKKTTATAKKTTAKKAPAKTTATAKTTAAKKTTAKKATAKKAPAKKATAKKAPAKKSTARTTTAKKATARKR from the coding sequence GTGAACAAGGCGCAGCTCGTAGAAGCGATTGCCGACAAGGTCGGCGGCCGCCAGCAGGCCGCCGACGCGGTCGACGCGGTCCTGGACGCCATCGTCCGCGCGACGGTCGCGGGCGACCGGGTCTCGGTCACCGGCTTCGGTTCGTTCGAGAAGGTCGACCGGCCGGCCCGTTACGCCCGTAACCCCCAGACGGGCGAGCGGGTTCGGGTCAAGAAGACCTCCGTTCCGCGCTTCCGCGCGGGCCAGGGCTTCAAGGACCTGGTGAGCGGCACGAAGAAGCTCCCGAAGAACGACGTCGCGGTCAAGAAGGCGCCCAAGGGCAGCCTGACCGGCGGGGCTTCGGCCACGGTCAAGAAGGCGGCCGCGAAGAAGGCCACCGCCAAGACCGCTGCCGCCAAGAAGACCACCGCGAGGAAGACGACGGCCAAGAAGACGACGGCCACCGCGAAGAAGACCACGGCGAAGAAGGCGCCCGCCAAGACCACGGCGACCGCCAAGACCACCGCCGCGAAGAAGACCACCGCCAAGAAGGCGACGGCCAAGAAGGCCCCGGCGAAGAAGGCGACCGCCAAGAAGGCCCCCGCCAAGAAGTCGACGGCTCGCACCACCACCGCCAAGAAGGCCACGGCCCGCAAGAGGTAA